In a single window of the Helicobacter felis ATCC 49179 genome:
- a CDS encoding type Z 30S ribosomal protein S14 — protein MAKKSMIAKTHRKAKFRARAYTRCNICGRPHSVYRDFGLCRVCLRKMGNEGLIPGLRKASW, from the coding sequence ATGGCTAAAAAATCGATGATCGCAAAGACCCATAGGAAAGCGAAGTTTAGGGCGCGGGCTTACACCCGTTGTAATATCTGTGGACGCCCCCATTCAGTCTATCGCGATTTTGGATTGTGTCGGGTTTGTTTGCGCAAAATGGGCAACGAGGGTTTGATCCCCGGTCTTAGAAAAGCTAGTTGGTAA
- the rplE gene encoding 50S ribosomal protein L5, producing MYGLKSFYDKEVKKKLAEELGIKNPMLLPKLEKIVLSVGAGDYAKDAKIMQNIAQTLSLIAGQKAVITKAKKSVAGFKIRENMAVGVKVTLRNKIMFNFLEKLIVIALPRVKDFRGVSKNGFDGRGNYGFGLNEQLIFPEVVYDDIMVTHGLNIAIITSTNNDKEAFKLLELLGMPFSKGH from the coding sequence ATGTACGGCTTGAAGAGCTTCTATGACAAAGAAGTGAAGAAAAAGTTAGCAGAGGAGTTAGGGATTAAAAATCCTATGTTGTTGCCTAAGCTGGAAAAGATTGTGCTTAGTGTCGGGGCAGGGGATTATGCTAAAGATGCCAAGATTATGCAAAATATTGCCCAAACCCTCTCGCTCATCGCAGGCCAAAAGGCTGTGATCACTAAGGCGAAAAAATCTGTAGCAGGGTTTAAAATTCGCGAAAACATGGCGGTGGGTGTTAAGGTAACACTTAGAAATAAGATCATGTTTAACTTTTTAGAAAAATTGATTGTGATTGCACTTCCTAGGGTAAAAGACTTTAGAGGGGTTTCTAAAAATGGGTTTGATGGGCGGGGGAATTATGGTTTTGGTCTCAATGAGCAGTTGATTTTCCCTGAGGTAGTCTACGATGACATCATGGTTACACACGGACTCAACATCGCTATTATTACTTCTACAAATAACGATAAGGAGGCATTCAAATTGCTAGAATTGCTTGGAATGCCCTTTTCTAAAGGGCACTAA
- the rplX gene encoding 50S ribosomal protein L24 encodes MKCKIKKDDMVKIIAGDDKGKVGKVLAVFPKKSTLLVEGCKLAKKALKPNPNEENPQTGHIFKEMPIHISNVKKEKE; translated from the coding sequence ATGAAGTGCAAGATTAAAAAAGACGATATGGTCAAAATCATCGCCGGAGATGATAAAGGTAAGGTGGGCAAAGTGTTAGCTGTTTTCCCTAAGAAATCTACACTATTGGTAGAGGGTTGCAAGCTGGCTAAAAAGGCACTAAAACCAAACCCTAATGAAGAAAATCCTCAAACCGGGCATATTTTTAAAGAGATGCCTATCCACATCTCTAATGTTAAGAAAGAGAAGGAGTGA
- the rplN gene encoding 50S ribosomal protein L14, whose product MIQSFTRLVVADNSGGKEIMCIKVLGGSHKRYASVGDVIVASVKKAIPNGKVKKGQVVKAVIVRTKKEVQRPNGSLIRFDDNAAVILDAKRDPIGTRIFGPVSREVRYANFMKIISLAPEVL is encoded by the coding sequence ATGATACAGAGTTTTACGAGGTTAGTTGTCGCAGATAATAGCGGTGGCAAAGAGATTATGTGTATCAAGGTTTTAGGAGGAAGCCACAAACGCTATGCGAGTGTGGGCGATGTGATTGTTGCTTCTGTCAAAAAAGCTATTCCTAATGGCAAAGTCAAGAAAGGACAGGTGGTTAAGGCGGTGATCGTGCGCACTAAAAAGGAAGTGCAACGCCCTAATGGTTCTCTGATTCGTTTTGATGATAATGCTGCAGTGATTTTAGATGCCAAAAGAGATCCCATTGGCACACGCATTTTTGGCCCCGTAAGCCGAGAAGTGCGTTATGCCAATTTTATGAAAATCATTTCTTTGGCTCCGGAGGTCCTTTAA
- the rpsQ gene encoding 30S ribosomal protein S17, translating into METKQPHKRTIQGKVVNKIDACSAVILVERKVLHKKYRKIVKRFKKYTIDDRQNTSQVGDFVSAIECKPISKTKTFALKEILVKGVS; encoded by the coding sequence ATGGAAACTAAACAACCCCATAAACGCACCATTCAAGGGAAAGTAGTCAATAAAATAGATGCTTGCAGTGCCGTGATTTTGGTGGAGAGAAAAGTATTGCACAAAAAATACCGCAAGATTGTTAAGCGTTTCAAAAAATACACCATCGACGATCGCCAAAATACCTCTCAAGTAGGAGATTTTGTGAGCGCGATTGAGTGCAAACCTATATCAAAAACTAAAACCTTTGCTCTTAAAGAGATTTTAGTGAAGGGAGTTTCATGA
- the rpmC gene encoding 50S ribosomal protein L29, with the protein MKFTELREKDRKELEKLLKEKKLELFELRIKLKTMQIKNPNEVRAVRKDIARINTALSALKRS; encoded by the coding sequence ATGAAATTTACTGAATTGAGAGAGAAGGATAGAAAGGAGTTAGAAAAGTTGCTCAAGGAAAAGAAGTTAGAACTCTTTGAGTTGCGTATCAAACTCAAAACCATGCAAATCAAAAACCCTAATGAGGTTAGAGCGGTGCGTAAAGACATTGCCCGTATTAACACTGCGCTCAGCGCCTTAAAGAGGTCTTAA
- the rplP gene encoding 50S ribosomal protein L16: protein MLMPKKTKYRKQMKGRNRGKSTRGVKLAFGDIGIKAVEHGRIDSRQIEAARVAMTRHIKRAGKVWIRVFPDKPLTAKPLETRMGKGKGSVEKWVMNIKPGRIVYEMLGIEESLAREALTLAQRKLPFRTKIVTRESENEIY, encoded by the coding sequence ATGTTAATGCCTAAAAAAACGAAGTATCGCAAGCAGATGAAAGGCAGAAATCGGGGAAAATCTACTAGGGGGGTTAAGCTAGCCTTTGGAGATATTGGAATCAAGGCTGTTGAACATGGCCGTATCGATTCGCGTCAGATTGAGGCTGCAAGGGTAGCCATGACTCGCCATATTAAAAGAGCAGGTAAGGTGTGGATTCGAGTTTTCCCCGATAAGCCTCTGACAGCCAAACCCTTAGAAACTCGGATGGGTAAAGGTAAGGGTTCTGTAGAAAAATGGGTGATGAATATCAAACCGGGTCGCATTGTCTATGAGATGCTAGGGATTGAGGAGAGTTTAGCTAGAGAGGCTCTGACTTTAGCACAGAGAAAATTGCCTTTCAGGACAAAAATTGTAACTAGAGAGAGTGAAAATGAAATTTACTGA
- the rpsC gene encoding 30S ribosomal protein S3 yields the protein MGQKVNPIGLRLGINKNWASRWFPGTHDTVQNIEEDHRIRKFLKKELYYAGVSEIVIERAAKKLRITVVAARPGLIIGKQGVDIEKIKVSLKNLIKRDIALSIKEVKRPQADAQLVAENVATQLEKRVAFRRAMKKVMQTAMKSGARGIKVRVSGRLAGAEIARTEWYMEGRVPLHTLRAKIDYGFAEAMTVYGIIGVKVWIFKGEVLQKGIQAEKREEEGEERTPRGRTRRGRE from the coding sequence ATGGGTCAAAAGGTTAATCCGATTGGTTTGAGATTAGGAATCAATAAGAATTGGGCTTCTAGGTGGTTTCCCGGAACGCACGATACAGTGCAGAATATCGAGGAAGACCATCGTATCCGCAAGTTTCTTAAAAAAGAATTGTATTACGCAGGGGTGAGCGAAATCGTGATCGAGCGGGCTGCTAAAAAGTTGCGCATCACTGTTGTGGCTGCCCGACCAGGGCTCATTATTGGTAAGCAGGGTGTCGATATTGAAAAGATCAAAGTTTCTTTGAAAAATCTTATCAAAAGGGACATTGCCTTGAGCATTAAAGAGGTCAAACGCCCTCAAGCCGATGCACAATTGGTCGCTGAGAATGTGGCGACTCAATTAGAAAAACGGGTAGCTTTTAGAAGAGCTATGAAAAAAGTGATGCAAACAGCCATGAAGTCTGGAGCACGGGGAATTAAGGTGCGTGTTTCAGGGCGTTTGGCTGGAGCTGAGATCGCGCGCACAGAGTGGTATATGGAAGGGCGTGTGCCTTTGCATACTCTACGAGCTAAAATTGATTATGGTTTTGCAGAAGCTATGACCGTTTATGGAATCATTGGCGTAAAGGTTTGGATCTTTAAAGGTGAGGTGCTTCAAAAAGGTATCCAAGCAGAAAAACGCGAAGAAGAAGGCGAAGAGAGAACCCCTAGAGGGCGCACTAGAAGAGGGAGAGAATAG